The Streptomyces halobius genomic interval ACGCCGGACACAGCGTCGCCGCCGAACAGTTCACCCTGCCCTGGCACACACCGGCCCCGGCCGGCCCCGCGCCCGGCACCCTCCCACCGCTCACCGTCACCGAGACCGACAAGACCGTGACGATCAGCGGCCGCGACATCGAACTCGTCCTGGACAAGGCCGCCGGCACCCTGACGTCCTACCGGCACCGCGGCCGCGCCCTGCTCTCCGGCGGCCCGGTGCCCAACTTCTGGCGCGGCCCCACCGACAACGACCTCGGCCGCGGCGCCCAGAACTCCCTGCGCACCTGGCGCGAGGCGGGCGCCAAGCGCTCCACGACCCGGGTGCGGACGACCCAGCCGTCCGCCTCCGAGGTGATCATCGAGGTCGCCGCCACGCTGCCCACCGCCCCCGCCACCTCCCGGTGGGACACCGTCCTCGCCCTCCGCGGCGACGGCGAGGTACGCGTCAAGCACACCCTCCGGCCGGGCACCGGGCTGCCCGACCTGCCGATGGTCGGCGCCCTGCTCACCCTCCCCGCCGGCCTGAACACCTTCGACTGGTACGGGCGCGGCCCGCACGAGAACTACTGGGACCGGCACACCGCCGCGTTCGTCGGACGCTACCGCACCCCGGTCGACGCCCAGTTCGGCCCGTACGTCCGCCCTCAGCAGACCGGCAATGTCACCGATGTGCGCACCGCGTCGCTGACCGACCGGGACGGTTTCGGCCTGCGGGTCCGCGCCGAACCCGGCACGGACGCACCGCTGTTGGAGCTGAGTGCGCTGCCCTACACGCCCATGGACCTGGACGGCCCCCGGCATCCGTACGAGCTGAAGCGACGCGACGGGACCCAGCTGGGGATCAACCACCGGCAGATGGGCGTGGGCGGGAATGACTCGTGGGGAGCGCCGCCGCTGGAGAAGTATCTGCTGCACGCGGGCCGGACTTACCGCTACGCGTATCGGTTGGCGCCCACTGAGGCGGGATGAGCCAGGCGCCCGGGAAGCCCCGTCACACCCGGGAAGTCCCGTCACGGGAATGACCCCCCACGCCCCCGCCGCGTTGTGGCCTGCAAGGGGGGCGCACACCCCCTAAGGATCCATTCGGGACCTTGGGCACGGCGACCGAGACCTTGGGTGCGGCGGCCGCCCCGACCACCGAACTGGCCGCCGCGCCCCGACCCTACCCGTCGGTCACTTACCGCGTCATCACCTGATCGTCGGCCAGGGTGAGGGATGCGTCACGACCGGCCGGCGGTAGCGCGGACGCCTCGTGCCCGTCGCCGTCGACACGGCGTACGCCGTCCCCCTCACCCGGCGGCGCCGTGCGCGCATCGCGCCGTACCAATGCCGCATAACGCCCATCCGCGGCAAGGAGCTCCTCGTGCGTCCCGCGCTCGGCGATCCGTCCGGCGTCCAGGACCACGATCTGGTCGGCGTCGCGGACCGTGGAGAGGCGGTGCGCGATGGTGAGTGTGGTGCGGCCCTCGGAGAGCGCGTCGATGGCCTGCTGCACGGCGTGCTCCGTGCGGGTGTCCAGTGCGCTGGTGGCCTCGTCCAGGACGAGTACGGGCGGATCGCGCAAGATGGTGCGGGCGATGGCCAGCCGCTGTTTCTCGCCGCCGGAGAAGCGGTAGCCGCGCTCGCCGACCAGGGTGTCGTAGCCGTCGGGGAGGGCGGCTATGTGGTCGTGGATCTGGGCGGCCTCGGCGGCCCGTCGGATCTCGTCGTCGGTCGCGTCCGGCTTGGCGAAGCGGAGGTTGTCGGCGACCGAGGCGTGGAAGAGGTAGGTCTCCTGGGAGACCACGCCGACCGAGCGGGCGAGGGTGTCGAAGTCGAGGTCGCGGACGTCCTCGCCGTCGAGGGTGACCCGGCCCTCGGTCACGTCGTACAGCCGGGGCACCAGATAGCTCAGGGTGCTCTTGCCGCTGCCGGTGGGGCCGACGACGGCGAGGCTGCCGCCGGCCGGGATGGTCAGGTCGATGTCCCGGAGGGTGTGCGGTGCCTCGGGGTCGTAGCCGAACGTCACGTTCTCGAAGCGGATCTCGCCGCGCGGGGTGTCGAGACGTACCGGGTCGGCGGGCTCGGTGATGGCGACCGGCAGATCGAGGTACTCGAAGATGCGCTGGAAGAGCGCGAGGGAGGTCTGTATCTGTACGCCGGTGGACAGCAGCGACACTGTCGGGCGCAGCAGGCCCTGCTGGAGGGTCACAAAGGCGACCAGGGTGCCTATCGAGAAGGTGGGCCCGCCGAGTTGGAGGACCAGACCGGCCGCCCAGTAGATCAGTGCGGGCATGGCGGCCATGACGATGCCGATGGTGGCCATCCGCCAGCGTCCGGCCATGTTGGCGCGGATCTCCAGGTCGGCCAGGCGCTCGGACTCGGTGGCGAAGGTGGCGGTCAGGGAGTCGGCGCGGCCCATCGTGCGGCCGAGCAGGATGCCGCTGACCGACAGGGATTCGGTGACCATCGCGGACATCGACGCCATCTGTTTCTGCCGCTGGGTGGTGATGCGCTTGCGTTCGTTGCCGACGCGGCGGCTGATCCAGACGAAGAGGGGGAGCAGGAGGAGGGAGACGACGGTCAGCCGCCAGTCGAGGGCGATCATCGCGACGACGGTGGCGACGACGGAGGTCAGGTTGGAGACCAGGGAGGTCGCGGTGGAGGTGACCGTCGCCTGCATCCCGCCGATGTCGTTGGCGATCCGGGACTGGACCTCGCCGGTGCGGGTGCGGGTGAAGAACGCCAGCGGCATCCGCTGCAGCTTGGCGTAGACGGCGGTGCGCAGATCGTGCATCACGCGCTGGCCCACGGTCGTGCTCAGCAGGGTCTGCAGTACGCCGAAGACGCTGGTGGTGACGGCGGTGACGATCATGCCGAGGGCGAGCAGGGTGAGCAGTCCGGTGCGCCGTTCGGGGATCGCCACGTCGAGGATCTCGCGCAGCAGGAACGGGGAGGCGACGGAGACCAGGGAGGACGCCGCGACCAGGAGGCCGACGAGGGCCAGCCGGCCGCGGTAGGGGTGGAAGAGGCGGAGGATCCGCCGCAGCTGGACCGGCTGTTCGGGGTCCTTCGGCGGAGGGGTCCATTGGGGTTCGTCGTGGTGCATGGGCTCCTTCGAGGGGGTGGGGAGGGGCCGGGCGCGGGGCGCCGGGCCACGGAGGTTCAGGATTCAGGAGCTTAGCTCATTGTTACCTATGTTCACAATGAGCCGTGTCCTGTTACCCTCGCCCCATGCCCTCCCCCGAGCCGACGGTCAGCACCGCCAATCTCGCCGAGCAGCTGGTACGGCTGACCCGGCGGATGCACCGCGCACAGAAGCACCACCTGGAGCACCTGGACATCGCCTGCACACCCGCGCAGTCCCGGCTGCTGCGGATCGTCGGCCACTACCGCGACACCCCGCCACGGATGGCGGATATCGCCGAGCGGCTGGAGGTGGTGCCGCGCGCGGTGACGACACTGGTGGACGCGCTGGAGGCGAACGGCGCGGTGCGCAGGGTGCCCGATCCGGCCAACCGGCGGGTGGTACGGATCGAGCTCACCGACACCGGCCGGTCCACACTCCGCGCACTGCGCAGCGCGCGCCGGGCCGCCGCAGAGGACATCCTGGCTCCACTGACCGCCGAACAGCGCGAGGTGCTCGGCGGTCTGCTGTCCACCCTGGTCGACGAGCCGGGTCCGCAGCACTGAGCCTGCGCCGTCCGGCCACCGGGCAGGGTGGGGACAGTCGTTGCCGGTCCGTTGAACCGGCGCCGAGCCGACCGGAGGAGTGGCCGATATGCCCCTGTTGGAGCCGAAGCCCGACGCCCTGCGGCCCACCGCCACCACCGGCCCGGCACCCGACCGGGTCACCGACCGGCGGGCGTCCGGCACACCGGAGCCGCTGCGCGGCGATCTGATCGCCCTGCTCGGCGCGGACAAGGTACTGCACACCGTCTCCGACCTGGTCCGCTATGCCTCCGACGCCAGCCCGTACCGCTTTGTGCCGCAGGTCGTGGTGCTGGCCGAGGACATCGACGACATCTCCGCGGTCTTCTCCTACGCGCATGACAAGGGCCGGAACGTCGTCTTCCGGGCCGCCGGAACCTCGCTCAACGGCCAGGCGCAGGGCGAGGACATCCTGGTGGACGTCCGCCGGCACTGGGCCGGGATCGAGGTGCTCGACGACGGCGCCCGCGCCCGTATCCGGCCGGGCACGACGGTGCTGCGGGCCAATGCCGGCCTGGCCCGTCACGGCCGGCTGCTGGGCCCCGATCCGGCCAGCGCCATCGCCTGCACCCTGGGCGGCGTGGTCGCCAACAACTCCTCCGGGATGACGGCCGGCATCACCCGCAACTCCTACCGGACACTGGCGTCGCTCACTTTCGTGCTGCCCTCCGGCACGATCGTGGACACCGCCGCCCCCGACGCGGACGCGAGGCTGGCGCGGACCGAGCCCGCGCTCTGCGCCGGCCTGCTCGCGCTCAAGGCCGAGATCGAGGCGGATCCGCGGCTGGTGGCCAGGATCCGTGCCAAGCACGAGATCAAGAACACCAACGGCTACCGCCTGGACGCCTTTCTCGACGGCACCACACCCGTGCAGATCCTGCGCGGGCTGATGGTCGGCTCCGAAGGCACCCTCGGTTTCATCGCCGAGACCGTCTTCGACACCCTGCCGCTGGACCGGCACACCTCCAGCGCACTGCTCTGCTTCCCCACGCTGCGTGCCGCGGCCGCCGCCGTACCGCGGTTCAACGAGGCCGGCGCGCGGGCCGTGGAGCTGATGGACGGCAATACGCTGCGCGCTTCGGTACGGGTGGCCGGTGTCCCGGCCGACTGGGCGGAGCTGCCCAAGGAGACCACCGCCCTGCTGGTGGAGTTCCGGGCGCCGGACGAGGCCGCACAGCAGGCGTACGAGGAGGCGGCGGCGCGGGTGCTGGAGGACCTGGAACTGGTCGCGCCGGTCCCGTCGATCACCAACGTCTTCACCCGGGACGCAGGGACCATCGGCGGCTACTGGAAGGCCCGCAAGGCGTTCATCACCGCCGTCGGCGGCTCCCGGCCGTCCGGAACGACGCTGCTCACCGAGGACTTCGCGGTGCCTCCGTCCCGCCTCGCGGACGCCTGCGCCGCCCTGCTGGAGCTCCAGACCCGGCACGGCTTCGACGCCGCGGTCGCCGGGCACGCCGCGCACGGCAATCTGCACTTCCTGCTGGCCTTCGACGCGGCGACGCCCGCGGACGTGGAGCGCTATGCCGCCTTCATGGACGCGTTCTGCCGACTGACCGTCGAGGAGTTCGACGGCTCTCTCAAGGCGGAGCACGCGACCGGCCGGAACATCGCACCGTTCCTGGAGCTCGAATGGGGGCCGCGGGCAACGGAGTTGATGTGGCGGATCAAGGAGCTCATCGACCCGCACGGCATCCTGGCCCCCCGCGTACTGCTCAACCGCGACCCCAAGGGGCATCTGCGGGGCCTCAAGACCATCCCCGGGATCGAGGCCATCGCCGATCCGTGCATCGAATGCGGCTTCTGCGAACCGACCTGCCCCAGCGAGGACCTGACCACCACACCGCGCCAACGGATCGTGCTGCGCCGCGAGATGATGCGCCAGCCGTCCCGCTCACCCGTGACCGAGGAGCTGCTGGCCGCGTACGGCTATGACGCGGTGGACACCTGCGCCGGCGACTCCACCTGCAAACTGGCCTGCCCGGTGGGCATCGACACCGGCGCGATGATGAAGGACTTCCGACACCGACGGCACTCACCGCGCGAGGAGTGGACGGCGGCACAGACGGCCCGGCGGTTCAGGGCAGTCGAGCGGTCGGCGCGGCTGGCGGTGGCGGCCGCGGACCGGATCGGCGACCGGCTGCCGGCGTCGCTGACCGTCGCCGCCCGCAAGGCCGTACGCCCCGACCTGGTGCCGGAGTGGCTGCCGCGGATTCCCGGCGCGGCGGCCCGTACGCTGCCGCCCACACGGAGGGCGGGCGCGGTCGCCGTCTACTACCCGGCGTGCGTCAACCGGATCTTCGGTGAACCGGCCGGGTATCACGGACCGTCCCTGCCCGAGGCCGTCGTGGCGGTGTCGCGGCGGGCCGGGCGGCCGGTGTGGATCCCGCCCGATGTGTCCGGGACGTGCTGTGCCACGATCTGGCATTCCAAGGGCTATCAGCGCGGCACCACCGTGATGGCGAACCGCATCGTGGAAGCTGCCTGGGGCTGGACGGCCGGCGGCCGGCTGCCGCTGGTCGTGGACGCCTCCTCCTGCACCCTGGGCATCGCCCACGAGGTCGTGCCGTATCTGACGCCCTTCCACCGCGCACTGCACGCCGAGCTGACGGTCGTCGACTCCCCCGTCTGGGCCGCACGGGAACTGCTGCCGCGCGTGGAGATCCTGCGCACCCTCGACTCGGCGGTGCTCCATCCCACCTGCTCCATGGGGCACTTGGGGGACGAGGAGCAGCTCCGCGAGGTCGCCGAGGCATGTGCGCGGGAGGTGGTGGTCCCGGACGACGCGGGCTGCTGCGCGTTCGCCGGCGACCGCGGGATGCTCCACAGGGAGCTGACGGAGTCGGCCACCGCCAAGGAGGCGGCCGAGGTCACCTCCCGGCACTTCGACGCGCATCTGTCCGCGAACCGGATGTGTGAGGTCGGGATGGATCATGCGACGGAGGGCCGAGGGTATTACTCGGCCCTCCTGGCGCTGGAGCGGGCCACGCGGCCGGCTTAGCCGTGGACGGCCACGCGTCAGCGGGCGATGTGCAGCGCCACCGCGCCCTTCGCCGGAACGGTCAGCTCCGCCTTGCCGTCGTCTGCGACCGTGACCGTGTGGCCGTCACACGAGGACGGCGCGGCCGCGATCACATTGCAGTACGTCCCGCCGGGCAGCGAGGTCGCGAACGTCTGCTTCAGCTCGCCGTCGCCGTTGTTGAGGGCGACGAATCCGGCGTTCCCACGGCCGAAGGCGATCGCGCTGCCGTCGTTGTCCCACCAATCGGTCAGCCCGGCCGACCCCACCGCGTTGCGGAAACCGACCATCCCGGTGATCTCCTGTGTGGCGTGCTGGTCGGTCCAGCCGTCGGAGCCGCTGGGCGGACCCGCGTCCTTGTCGGACCACTCGTAGCCGGAGTAGACGTTCGGTGAGCCGTAGGGCGAGGCCAGCATGAAGACATTGGCGAGGGTGTAGGCCGCGCCGTCCTTGTAGCTCAACGTCGAACCGTTGCGCTCGGTGTCCCAGTTGTCGACGAAGGTACGGGCCTTGTCGCCGGGGAGCTTGCCGTCGGCGATGGACTTGAGCTGGGCGAGGTCGCCGCCCTGGAAGGCGCTCTTGAGGTGCCCGCCGTAGCGGAATTCGTCGACGTCGCCGATGCCGGTGTACTCCTCGGGCTGAACCGCTTCGCCGGACCCGTGGATGACCTCCTGCACCCAGTGCCCCGGGTCGCTCATCTTGCCCTTGATGGCGGCGAGGTCGGTGGCGGAGATGTGCTTGGCGGCGTCTATCCGGAAGCCGTCCACGCCCAGGGAGCGGAGATCGTCCAGGTACCCGGCGATGGTGGTGCGGACCGCGTCGCTGCCGGTGTCGAGGTCGGCCAGGCCCACCAGTTCGCAGTTCTGGACGTCGTCCCGGTTGCCGTAGTCGGAGATGTCCTTGCGGCAGCCGTGAAAGTCCTGGTCCTGGTAGGAGCCGGGGTAGTGGTACTTGGTGTACCGCGTGCCGCCGGTGCCCGTACCGGACGCGGCCGCCATGTGGTTGATGACGGCGTCGGCGATGACCTTGACGCCCGCACCGTGACAGGCTTTCACCATCGAGGCGAAGGCGTCCCGGTCGCCCAGCCGCCCGGCGATCCGGTAGCTGACGGGCTGGTACGACGTCCACCACTGGCCGCCCTGGATGTGCTCGGATGCGGGTGAGACCTCCACATACCCGTAGCCGGCCGGGCCCAGCTGATCGGTGCACGCCGTGGCGACATCCGCGTACTGCCACTCGAACAGCGTGGCGGTGACGGTCCTTTCACCCGGTGGTGTGGCCTGTGAGGACCAGGGCGCGAGGGTGGCGAGGCCGGCCGCGGCCAGCACTCCGGCCAGCGCCCCGCCCAGCACACGGGAACGTTGCTGCATCTTGCGGCTCCTTCAGCATCGGGCACGGCACGCCTGCCGCACCCACGAGAGCAGCCACGCGCCGGGCCGCCGTGGGGGGATTTCCGCGTCGGAGCCTGCCGTTCACATGTGAACACGTCAAGACGTGCCGCAAGACTTTTCAGCATCTTGCGAAATATGCTGCGTACGGCGGGTCGACACCGCCCCGAAGAGTCCAAGTACGCCACACCAAGAGTCCAATTGGCCCCCTTGTGCCTCATACCACTCAACCGTCAGGGTCCTGACCGAGATGGGCACAGCCCCCGCACACCATCCGCTCTCCTGGAGGACCGATGAACGAGGCACATCCGCAGGACCACGGCTCTGACCGCGACCCCGACGCGGCGGGCCCGAGCCGCCGTTCGGTGCTGTGGACCGCCGGCGCGGCGGGCGCCGGGCTGGGGCTCGGCGGGCTCGGAGCCGGACATGCCGCGGCGGCCACGCCCGAGACGGCGCACGGAACGGCGGCCGGCGCCGCCGCGGCTCCCGAGGCCAAGGGCAAGACCATGATCGGGGTACCGTTCGAGCCGCGCAGCACCGTACGCGTCGGCATCATCGGCCTCGGCAACCGCGGCGGCAGCATGATCGACCTGTTCCTCGCGGTGCCGGGGACGCGCGTCGTCGCGCTCTGCGACCCGATGCAGGAGAAGACGGCACAGGCCGCCAAGAAGGTCATCGACGCCGGGCAGCCCGCGCCCGCCCTCTACACCAACGGCGACCATGACTTCGAGAACCTCTGCGAGCGCGGCGACCTCGACTTCATCTACGTGGCCACGCCCTGGGACTGGCACTTCGACATGGCCAAGGCCGCGATGCTCAACGGCAAGCACGTCGGCGTGGAATGCCCCCTCGCGCTGCGCCTGGACCAGCTGTGGAAGCTGGTCGACCTCTCCGAACACACCCGCAGACACTGCCTCCAACTGGAGAACGTCTGTTACGGCCGCAACGAGATGCGGGTGCTGCGGATGGCCCACGCCGGCCTGTTCGGCGATCTGCTGCACGGTGCCGGCGCGTACAACCACGACCTGCGCGGGCTGATGTTCGACCCGGACTACTACGAAGGCCCCTGGCGGCGGCTGTGGCACACCCGACTGCGCGGCGATCTGTACCCGAACCACGGCTTCGGCCCGGTCGCCAACTACATGGACGTCAACCGCGGCGACCGCGCCGTACGGATCTCCAGCTTCGGCACCCCGGCGCTGGGGCTTGCCGCGTACCGCAAGGAGCACATGCCGCCGAACGACCCGAGCTGGAAGGAGTCCTATATCGAGAGCGACCGGACGATCAGCCTCGTCCAGACCGCCGAGGGCCGGGTGATCCGCCTGGAGCACGATGTCTCCACCCCGCACCCCTACAGCCGCATCAACAGCCTCGGCGGCACCAAGGGCGTCTTCGAGGACTTTCCGGAGCGGATCTATATCGAGCCCGACCACACCAATGACGAATGGGGCGACTTCGCTCGGTACGCGGACTGGGACCACTGGCTCTGGAAGGACCACCCCAAGCCGCCCGGCGGCCACAACGGCATGGACTACATGCTGGTCTTCCGGCTGACGCAGTGCATCCGGCTCGGCCTCGTACCGGACTTCGACGTCTACGACGCGGCGACCTGGAGCGCGCCGGTGCCGCTCAGCGACCTCTCGATCAAGGCGAAGGGCGCTCCGCAGGAGTTTCCCGACTTCACCCGGGGGCTGTGGAAGAAGGAGCGGCCGGGGATGGATTCGGAGAAGCCGGAGGAGTAGCGGCTGGAGTAAGGGCACGGAGCGGTGGGGATCTGGGGCGGGGTATCGGTGTGCGGCCGGTGATTCCGGGGCCCGGCGGGTGGTGGGGCGGGCCGGGCCCCGCGCGAGGCGGTCGCGGACAGCGCGAGGAACGCGGAGCCCGTGGGAGGTGGCGGGCGGATACCCGCCCCGCGCCTCGGGCCACAGACGTCCGGCGAGGGCACTGAGGAGCAGGGCGAGCCGACCGTACCGCTCGGCGCGGTCTCGATCGGCAGGCCCCCGGCTTTCTCCGCTTCTCCGCTCAGCCGGAAAGGCGCGCCTTGTCCCCCATCACCACGACGGGGTGCCGCGCCGGATCAAGGGCGCGCAGCAGTGCCACCATCCCGGCTCTGGAGACGCTGACGCAGCCGGAGGTCCCGCTGCCGTGGTCCAGGTGCAGCCAGATACCGCCGCCCTTGGCCTGCCCCTCGGGACGTGTCGGGTCCAGCGGGGACGTGCCCTTGACGCGGTTGTAGTTGACGGCGACGACATGGTCGAAGTCATGGCGGGTGCTCTTGGGCCAGTACGGGGGCGGAGTGAACGCCGCCGAGTGGGTGTAGGGCAGCTTGGTCCCGGGGTTCGCGAGGACGCCCCCGGCGTCGGTCAGCCCGAACACACCGACCGGGCTGCGCTTGTCGCCCTCGCGATGGTCCGCGGTCCAGCCGCGGCGACCGTTGTGCGCGGCCCAACTCCCCTTGGGTTCCCAGCCCTTGGCGCCCTTTTCGTACAGCATGACGGTGGCATCCGGGGAATCCGGGCCCTGGCCGTAGACCGCCACGACCTGCCGCGAATCGGCCGGGATCTTCGACCGCAGGGTGGCACCGACCTGCGGGATGTTCCTGAGGTGCGTGGTGGTCGACGCCCCACCGTCCGGGCCGCCGGGACGCTCCCCCTTCCCCTCGCCATCGTCACTGCCCCCCTCGCTCGCACTGCCCCTGCACCCCGCCACCAGGACCAGCCCCGCCGCTGCCACTGCCGCCGCCCGCGTCGCTCTGCCCGCTCTCCGCATGGGCCCATGGTCGCACCGCCGCCCCGACAACCGTCCCCCGCACGCCTGTTGCCTGCATGTCCCACACGAATGGCCCGGTGCGGGCGTCTGCAAGGGAAGCCAGTGCTCTGCGTCGCGTCCGGCGAGACGTCCCAGGGTGCCCAGGTGCCCCGAGGCGCCGCTGCGGGCGGGGGCCTCGGCCGGCCGGGGGCCGCGGCATGCCGGTCAGATGAAGTCGAGGGCACCCAGGCCGCCGATGCCGCCGAGCAGCATGAAGACCGGCATCAGGACCTTGAGCTCCACCCAGCTGCCGGCCTTGAAGCGCATGGCCTTGGGCGGGCCGACCGGATACCAGCGCTTGCGGCCTATCGGGATCGGCCACAGGACCGGGCAGCCCGAGACGGTCAGCGCATCGCCGAGGTCGTGGACCAGCGCACCGAGCACGATCGGCAGGCCCAGCCAGAGGTATTCCTGTCCCGGTTCGGTGAACAGCCAGCCCGCACCGTTGCCCGGCTGGTCGAGTACGCCGGCCAGGATCCAGGCCGAGGCCGCGCCCAGCAGCCACACCAGCACATCGCTGGAGACCCGCGCCGCCCGCCACAGCAGGCCCTCGATGGCGAGCACCATGTGGACGAAGAGGATCCCGAGCACCGCCCAGCGGCCGCCCCGGCTCGCCAGCAGGGCCATACCGGCACCGACCAGCACGGCCCACACCCAGGTATGGGTAAGGGTGCGGTGCCCTCCCCCGCGATGGGTGTCGCCCCGCATCTTGGTGGCCTTGTAGACCGCGTGCGAGAGGTTGTCGACCACCTCGCACAGCATCCGCGACAGCGGGCCGAAGGCTCGCGAGATCGTGGCCGACTTGTGGTCGAGGTCGGGAGCGAGCGCCGCTCCGGCGCAGATCAGAGCGCCGCAGACGATCACCGGCCAGGGCATCGGATGCCCGGCGGCAGCAGCGGCCGCGCCCACCCCCAGCCAGGCAGCGGCCCCGGACAGCGAGTGCGCCGGTCCCATCATGGTCGTTCCCCACCCCTTGGTTTCTTGGTTCTCGCGATTCTGACGCCCGGTCGGCGACACAGCGTAGCGTTTGATGATCTCCCTCCGACCCTCCGGTTCCCGGATACGGGGGGAAGGAAGGCAGTATGGGGGCGTGACCCTCATCGATCATCTGCCGAACGACGCCGACCCCGATGCCCTCTTCGAAGCCTTCTCGGGCTGGGCCGAGCAACAGGGCATCGCGCTCTACCCCGCCCAGGAGGAGGCGCTGATCGAGGTGGTCTCCGGGGCGAACGTCGTCCTGTCCACCCCCACCGGTTCCGGCAAGAGCCTGGTGGCGGCCGGTGCGCACTTCACCGCCCTCGCCAATGACCAGGTCACCTTCTACACCGCGCCGATCAAGGCCCTGGTGTCGGAGAAGTTCTTCGATCTGTGCAAGCTCTTCGGCACCGAGAACGTCGGCATGCTCACCGGTGACGCGTCCGTCAACGCGGACGCGCCGGTCATCTGCTGCACCGCGGAGGTGCTCGCTTCGATAGCGCTGCGCGACGGCAAGCACGCCGACATCGGCCAGGTCGTGATGGACGAGTTCCATTTCTACGCCGAGCCGGACCGCGGCTGGGCCTGGCAGATTCCGCTGCTGGAACTGCCGCAGGCGCAGTTCGTCCTGATGTCGGCGACGCTCGGCGACATGTCGCGGTTCGAGGAGGACCTGACCCGGCGCACCGGCAGGCCGACGGCGGTGGTGCGCTCCGCGACCCGGCCCGTTCCGCTGTCGTACGAATACCGCACGACGCCGCTGACGGAGACCCTGACCGAGCTGCTGGAGACCCACCAGTCCCCCGTCTACATCGTCCATTTCACCCAGGCCGCCGCCGTGGAGCGGGCCCAGGCGCTGATGAGCATCAACATGTGCACGCGCGCCGAGAAGGACGAGATCGCCAAGCTCATCGGGAACTTCCGGTTCACCACCAAGTTCGGCAGGAACCTGTCGCGTTACGTGCGCCATGGCATCGGCGTGCACCACGCCGGCATGCTGCCGAAATACCGCCGACTCGTCGAAAAGCTGGCGCAGGCGGGCCTGTTGAAGGTCATCTGCGGTACGGACACGCTCGGTGTGGGCGTCAACGTCCCCATCCGCACGGTGTTGTTCACCGCGCTGACGAAGTACGACGGGACCCGGGTGCGGACGCTGCGGGCGCGGGAGTTCCATCAGATCGCGGGCCGCGCCGGCCGGGCCGGCTTCGACACCGCGGGCTTTGTCGTCGCGCAGGCCCCCGAGCATGTGGTGGAGAACGCGAAGGCGCTGGCGAAGGCGGGCGACGACCCCAAGAAGCGCCGCAAGGTCGTGCGCAAGAAGGCGCCGGAGGGGTTCGTCAACTGGGGCGAGAACACCTTCGAGAAGCTCATCGCCTCCGATCCCGAGCCGCTGACCTCCCGCTTCCGGGTGACCCACGCGATGTTGCTGTCCGTGATCGCGCGGCCCGGCGACGCCTTCCAGGCGATGCGCCGGCTGCTTGAGGACAATCACGAACCACGCCGGAACCAGCTGCGGCACATCCGGCGGGCCATCGCGATCTACCGGTCGCTGCTGGACGGGGGGATCGTCGAGCGGCTGGAGGAGCCGGACGCGGAGGGGCGGATCGTCCGGCTGACCGTCGATCTTCAGCAGGACTTCGCGCTCAACCAGCCGCTGTCCACGTTCGCACTGGCCGCGTTCGATCTGCTCGACCCCGAGTCGCCGTCCTACGCGCTGGACATGGTCTCGGTCGTGGAGTCCACCCTGGAC includes:
- a CDS encoding MarR family winged helix-turn-helix transcriptional regulator; translation: MPSPEPTVSTANLAEQLVRLTRRMHRAQKHHLEHLDIACTPAQSRLLRIVGHYRDTPPRMADIAERLEVVPRAVTTLVDALEANGAVRRVPDPANRRVVRIELTDTGRSTLRALRSARRAAAEDILAPLTAEQREVLGGLLSTLVDEPGPQH
- a CDS encoding FAD-binding and (Fe-S)-binding domain-containing protein, with the translated sequence MPLLEPKPDALRPTATTGPAPDRVTDRRASGTPEPLRGDLIALLGADKVLHTVSDLVRYASDASPYRFVPQVVVLAEDIDDISAVFSYAHDKGRNVVFRAAGTSLNGQAQGEDILVDVRRHWAGIEVLDDGARARIRPGTTVLRANAGLARHGRLLGPDPASAIACTLGGVVANNSSGMTAGITRNSYRTLASLTFVLPSGTIVDTAAPDADARLARTEPALCAGLLALKAEIEADPRLVARIRAKHEIKNTNGYRLDAFLDGTTPVQILRGLMVGSEGTLGFIAETVFDTLPLDRHTSSALLCFPTLRAAAAAVPRFNEAGARAVELMDGNTLRASVRVAGVPADWAELPKETTALLVEFRAPDEAAQQAYEEAAARVLEDLELVAPVPSITNVFTRDAGTIGGYWKARKAFITAVGGSRPSGTTLLTEDFAVPPSRLADACAALLELQTRHGFDAAVAGHAAHGNLHFLLAFDAATPADVERYAAFMDAFCRLTVEEFDGSLKAEHATGRNIAPFLELEWGPRATELMWRIKELIDPHGILAPRVLLNRDPKGHLRGLKTIPGIEAIADPCIECGFCEPTCPSEDLTTTPRQRIVLRREMMRQPSRSPVTEELLAAYGYDAVDTCAGDSTCKLACPVGIDTGAMMKDFRHRRHSPREEWTAAQTARRFRAVERSARLAVAAADRIGDRLPASLTVAARKAVRPDLVPEWLPRIPGAAARTLPPTRRAGAVAVYYPACVNRIFGEPAGYHGPSLPEAVVAVSRRAGRPVWIPPDVSGTCCATIWHSKGYQRGTTVMANRIVEAAWGWTAGGRLPLVVDASSCTLGIAHEVVPYLTPFHRALHAELTVVDSPVWAARELLPRVEILRTLDSAVLHPTCSMGHLGDEEQLREVAEACAREVVVPDDAGCCAFAGDRGMLHRELTESATAKEAAEVTSRHFDAHLSANRMCEVGMDHATEGRGYYSALLALERATRPA
- a CDS encoding ABC transporter ATP-binding protein encodes the protein MHHDEPQWTPPPKDPEQPVQLRRILRLFHPYRGRLALVGLLVAASSLVSVASPFLLREILDVAIPERRTGLLTLLALGMIVTAVTTSVFGVLQTLLSTTVGQRVMHDLRTAVYAKLQRMPLAFFTRTRTGEVQSRIANDIGGMQATVTSTATSLVSNLTSVVATVVAMIALDWRLTVVSLLLLPLFVWISRRVGNERKRITTQRQKQMASMSAMVTESLSVSGILLGRTMGRADSLTATFATESERLADLEIRANMAGRWRMATIGIVMAAMPALIYWAAGLVLQLGGPTFSIGTLVAFVTLQQGLLRPTVSLLSTGVQIQTSLALFQRIFEYLDLPVAITEPADPVRLDTPRGEIRFENVTFGYDPEAPHTLRDIDLTIPAGGSLAVVGPTGSGKSTLSYLVPRLYDVTEGRVTLDGEDVRDLDFDTLARSVGVVSQETYLFHASVADNLRFAKPDATDDEIRRAAEAAQIHDHIAALPDGYDTLVGERGYRFSGGEKQRLAIARTILRDPPVLVLDEATSALDTRTEHAVQQAIDALSEGRTTLTIAHRLSTVRDADQIVVLDAGRIAERGTHEELLAADGRYAALVRRDARTAPPGEGDGVRRVDGDGHEASALPPAGRDASLTLADDQVMTR
- a CDS encoding alpha-amylase; translation: MQQRSRVLGGALAGVLAAAGLATLAPWSSQATPPGERTVTATLFEWQYADVATACTDQLGPAGYGYVEVSPASEHIQGGQWWTSYQPVSYRIAGRLGDRDAFASMVKACHGAGVKVIADAVINHMAAASGTGTGGTRYTKYHYPGSYQDQDFHGCRKDISDYGNRDDVQNCELVGLADLDTGSDAVRTTIAGYLDDLRSLGVDGFRIDAAKHISATDLAAIKGKMSDPGHWVQEVIHGSGEAVQPEEYTGIGDVDEFRYGGHLKSAFQGGDLAQLKSIADGKLPGDKARTFVDNWDTERNGSTLSYKDGAAYTLANVFMLASPYGSPNVYSGYEWSDKDAGPPSGSDGWTDQHATQEITGMVGFRNAVGSAGLTDWWDNDGSAIAFGRGNAGFVALNNGDGELKQTFATSLPGGTYCNVIAAAPSSCDGHTVTVADDGKAELTVPAKGAVALHIAR